The following is a genomic window from Methanothermobacter sp..
TGGGAATGAACCCGAAGCAGCTGAAACAGATGCAGAGGGCCATGAAGCAGATGGGAATGGATATGAAGGACCTCCGTGGTGTTGAGGAGGTCGTGATCAAACTCAAAAAGAAGGAGATCATAATAAAGAATCCCCGCGTGAATGTCATGGAGTTCATGGGCCAGAAAACCTATCAGGTGACAGGTAAAGCCCGTGAACGCGACCTTGAAGCTGAGGTTAAGATACCTGAGGATGACATTGAACTTGTCATGAACCAGACCGGCGCAAGCCGGGAGGAAGCCACCAGGGCCCTTCAGGAAACCGGGGGTGACCTGGCAGAGGCCATTATGAGGTTGAGCTGATGGTCTTAATAGCCCATATCTCGGATCTCCATGTGGGCGCACCCAACTTCAAGGAGGACATACTCCTTGAGGCCATAAGACAGATAAATGAGCTTAAACCTGACGCAACCGTTATAACCGGTGATCTTACAGATAACGGTTACTACCTCGAATTCCTGCAGGCCGCTGAGTACCTCAGCGACCTCAAGGGTCCTAAAATATTTGTTCCAGGGAACCATGATGCAAGGCATGTGGGAAACGAGACCTTTGAGGATGTCTTCAGGTACAGGAAGGGGACCTTTGTGATGGATGACCTCACAATAATAGGACTTGACAGCAGTGAGCCTGATCTCGACTATGGCAAGATAGGGAGGTCCCAGCAGATCTGGATGGAGGAGGAACTTGAGAGGGCCTCGGAGAGGGGACATTTCAGGGTTATAGCCCTCCACCACCATATAATACCTGTTCCCAAGACCGGTCGTGAGAGAAACGTCCTTGCAGATGCAGGGGATATACTCTATTCAATAATCAGGAAGGGCGCTGACCTTGTGATATCGGGCCACAAGCATGTCCCCCATGTCTGGAGGGTTGAGGACACGTTCTTTGTAACCGCCGGGACGGTTTCATCCCTTAAACTGAGGGGTAAAGATATTAATTCATATAATACATATTACATTACTGAGGATTCTATAAGAGTATTTCTCAACCAGGTTCAGGGAGAAAGGATTGAACTGGCATCCCATAGCCTGCGGGAATAATTTCATTCAGGTGGTTACTTGAGGGTAATTATAGATGCATCGAACGTCGCCCATTCAAGGAAAAACGACGATAATAGGCCATGCATAGATAATATACTGTCAGCAGCAGAGGAGCTTGAAAAACTCGGCTATGAACCTGTTATAATTGCCGATGCATCCCTGCGACATGAGATAGATGATAAGGAGAAGTTTAAGAAACTCCTTGAGGAGGGGAAATTCCAGCAGGTGCCCTCAGGTACCACGGCTGATCACTTCATACTCAAGATGGCCGAGGAGGAGGATGCCAAGATACTCTCAAATGATGTGTTCAGAGAGTATAAGGACGAGTTTCAGGACATAAACAGCAGGAGGATACCCTACACATTCAGGGATGACAGGATCCTCATAGGGACATCTGGAAAGCCAAAGAAGGTTAAGAATATTCTCCAGAAAATCTGTAACGAGGCCCTAAATGAATTCGAAAGGAAAAGGATAGACTCATATAAGGCCAAAAGGGGCAAGAAACTCAGCGGTATAGCCATAGCCAAGGAGGCCATTGACAGGATAAGGAGGAGTCAGGAGGAGGGCCTGGAACCCAAACTTGAGGGTATATTCATGAAGCTCCCACTCTTTGAGAAGTTCATGAGTATGGTGGAGGAGGTGGAGCGGACCAGCAACTATATCATATTTGTTCTGGTGCACCCGAGGGACTACAGGGAGGCGGTGAAGTACGCTGGCAACATTGCTGTTACGGTTGGTGACAGACTCAAACTGGAACACGCCCCCCTGGTGGCTGTAAGGAATGACCTCTTCCTGAAACCAGGAACCTTTGAACTTAACATAATGTACTCTGAGGAGGTCATGGAGGAGGCCCCCTACAACGTCAACATAACCATAAATGATCACGATTACAGTTTTGTTAAGAAAAATTCAAGGAACATAGCAAGCACAATCGCAGCCAGGATAGGGTCATGGAGGTTCCCCATAGTGTCTGTTAAACCAAGTATGCTGCTTGAGAAGCCAGGGGAATTCGACGTGGTTCTTGAG
Proteins encoded in this region:
- a CDS encoding metallophosphoesterase, encoding MVLIAHISDLHVGAPNFKEDILLEAIRQINELKPDATVITGDLTDNGYYLEFLQAAEYLSDLKGPKIFVPGNHDARHVGNETFEDVFRYRKGTFVMDDLTIIGLDSSEPDLDYGKIGRSQQIWMEEELERASERGHFRVIALHHHIIPVPKTGRERNVLADAGDILYSIIRKGADLVISGHKHVPHVWRVEDTFFVTAGTVSSLKLRGKDINSYNTYYITEDSIRVFLNQVQGERIELASHSLRE
- a CDS encoding nascent polypeptide-associated complex protein; the encoded protein is MIPGMGMNPKQLKQMQRAMKQMGMDMKDLRGVEEVVIKLKKKEIIIKNPRVNVMEFMGQKTYQVTGKARERDLEAEVKIPEDDIELVMNQTGASREEATRALQETGGDLAEAIMRLS
- a CDS encoding Zc3h12a-like ribonuclease, with protein sequence MRVIIDASNVAHSRKNDDNRPCIDNILSAAEELEKLGYEPVIIADASLRHEIDDKEKFKKLLEEGKFQQVPSGTTADHFILKMAEEEDAKILSNDVFREYKDEFQDINSRRIPYTFRDDRILIGTSGKPKKVKNILQKICNEALNEFERKRIDSYKAKRGKKLSGIAIAKEAIDRIRRSQEEGLEPKLEGIFMKLPLFEKFMSMVEEVERTSNYIIFVLVHPRDYREAVKYAGNIAVTVGDRLKLEHAPLVAVRNDLFLKPGTFELNIMYSEEVMEEAPYNVNITINDHDYSFVKKNSRNIASTIAARIGSWRFPIVSVKPSMLLEKPGEFDVVLEKGGND